In one Butyrivibrio proteoclasticus B316 genomic region, the following are encoded:
- a CDS encoding LacI family DNA-binding transcriptional regulator: MATLKEIAAESGFSIATVSRVLNEDDTLNVPESTRELIIETAGRLNYKTKTERKRDEAAKKRGLHKLSSVGIVEMLSVGEQIEDAYYMYLKNNVEKVCMEEEIEAVPMQYDEGLSEYRNMGRPVDGIIAIGQFSEDRISAMRKRTEKIVFVDSSPDEQKYCSIKTNYETGVRQGVDYLVRQGHVNIAFVGPENSRDSKAVTAPEDRRRIFKAITREYGNKVHPETIDVTGTARNATENITKFIIGDNNLRPDEEKVTALFTYNEATALGAIKAVQNSGLRVPEDISVLGYNDTVLASYMQPPITGIHIYMDEMARAAVEALTKLINGYVNIPFTTLIPTTLKERGSIRKKQ; this comes from the coding sequence ATGGCAACACTTAAAGAAATTGCGGCGGAAAGCGGCTTTTCTATAGCGACGGTTTCAAGAGTTCTTAATGAGGATGACACATTAAATGTACCTGAATCCACAAGAGAACTTATTATTGAGACAGCTGGGCGACTTAATTACAAGACCAAGACTGAGAGGAAAAGAGATGAAGCAGCCAAAAAAAGGGGTCTTCATAAGCTTTCAAGCGTTGGAATTGTAGAAATGCTCAGTGTAGGTGAGCAGATAGAAGATGCTTATTACATGTATCTTAAAAACAATGTTGAAAAAGTATGCATGGAAGAAGAAATAGAAGCGGTTCCAATGCAGTATGATGAAGGGCTTTCTGAATACAGGAACATGGGAAGGCCCGTTGATGGAATAATAGCCATAGGGCAGTTCTCAGAAGACAGAATATCAGCCATGAGGAAAAGAACTGAGAAAATAGTTTTCGTAGATTCTTCTCCGGATGAGCAGAAATACTGTAGCATTAAGACAAACTATGAAACAGGCGTAAGACAGGGAGTAGATTATCTTGTAAGGCAGGGACATGTGAACATAGCTTTTGTCGGACCGGAGAATTCAAGGGATTCCAAGGCTGTTACAGCACCTGAAGACAGACGCCGAATATTTAAGGCAATTACCAGAGAATACGGTAACAAAGTGCATCCTGAGACCATAGATGTCACAGGAACAGCGAGAAATGCCACAGAAAATATCACAAAATTCATTATAGGAGATAATAATCTTAGACCTGATGAAGAGAAAGTGACAGCTCTTTTTACCTACAATGAAGCAACAGCTCTTGGAGCAATCAAGGCAGTTCAGAATTCAGGCTTAAGAGTTCCTGAAGATATAAGTGTTCTTGGATATAACGACACAGTTCTTGCCTCCTATATGCAGCCACCGATAACAGGAATCCATATTTATATGGACGAAATGGCAAGGGCAGCGGTCGAAGCTCTTACCAAGCTGATCAACGGGTATGTCAATATTCCATTTACAACACTAATACCAACTACTCTCAAAGAGAGGGGAAGTATCAGAAAAAAGCAGTAA
- a CDS encoding glycoside hydrolase: protein MRRKLSAGILAGILAGSQLVGCGSASAEHDNTNEAVQERSDTEFIDKTSNEIDSSDSTENKADNDIEETIANMEISRTIKLDTSNIQTFNDTNGDGYGEFQGFGTSLCWWANRCGYSEKLTQDSAEAFFNKETGLGMTIGRYNVGGGDNVTTEDITASMKEENPFIHKDHIRRSDSVVPGYATDVTKIDLSENTKEYYETNFARADFDCGFAWNYDWNADKNQMNILMAAAKAAGDEFIAEAFSNSPPYFMTVSGCTSGGEDPSVDNLREDSYTAFACYMADVIEHWAKEGVINFQSVDPMNEPASSYWKYESEKQEGCHFSQGESQSRILVELNKELQNKGINIIICASDETSIEAAIMSYKNLSAEAREVVSRIDTHTYQGTQRNMLRTIAQEAGVNLWMSEVDGTYSIGKKATKMSAALGFTEAIMTDLNGLMPSAWIMWDAVDLHVDSNNKYDTCTRAEADKIIEEGTPFWGIAIGDHDKQELLLSKKYYALGQFSRYIRPGYTLVGSSDNTVAAVNKEDKSIVIVALNTNSDDLKWEFDLSKFETGTGNITAIRTSGDENWADVTDSCGITQNGNTFTSFIKGSSVTTFIIR from the coding sequence ATGAGAAGAAAACTATCTGCCGGGATACTTGCAGGGATATTAGCAGGAAGTCAGCTTGTTGGGTGCGGAAGTGCGAGTGCAGAGCATGACAATACTAATGAAGCGGTGCAGGAAAGATCAGATACCGAATTTATTGATAAAACAAGTAATGAAATCGATTCATCTGACAGCACCGAGAATAAAGCAGATAATGATATTGAGGAGACAATAGCAAATATGGAGATTTCAAGGACAATCAAGCTTGATACCAGTAATATTCAGACATTTAACGATACTAATGGTGATGGATATGGAGAATTTCAGGGTTTTGGAACAAGCCTTTGCTGGTGGGCTAACAGATGCGGATACAGTGAGAAGCTTACTCAGGATTCAGCCGAGGCCTTTTTTAACAAGGAAACAGGACTTGGTATGACAATAGGCCGATACAATGTTGGCGGCGGAGATAACGTAACAACAGAAGACATCACAGCTTCGATGAAGGAGGAAAACCCCTTTATTCACAAGGATCACATCAGAAGATCAGACTCAGTAGTTCCGGGCTATGCTACAGATGTTACGAAAATAGATTTGTCCGAGAATACCAAAGAGTATTACGAGACCAATTTTGCAAGAGCTGACTTCGACTGCGGATTTGCATGGAACTATGACTGGAATGCAGACAAGAATCAGATGAATATCCTGATGGCTGCAGCAAAGGCTGCGGGAGATGAATTTATTGCAGAAGCCTTTTCTAATTCGCCCCCATATTTCATGACAGTTTCAGGATGCACATCAGGCGGAGAAGACCCTTCAGTTGATAATCTCAGAGAGGACTCCTATACAGCGTTTGCCTGCTATATGGCAGATGTAATAGAGCACTGGGCAAAAGAGGGAGTGATAAATTTCCAGAGCGTTGATCCTATGAATGAGCCCGCATCAAGCTACTGGAAATATGAAAGCGAGAAGCAGGAAGGATGCCACTTTTCTCAGGGAGAGTCGCAGTCAAGGATACTTGTTGAGCTTAATAAAGAGCTTCAGAATAAGGGTATAAACATAATAATCTGCGCATCTGACGAAACCAGTATTGAAGCGGCTATCATGTCTTATAAGAACCTTTCTGCAGAAGCCAGAGAAGTAGTGAGCAGAATAGATACCCATACTTATCAGGGAACACAGAGAAATATGCTAAGGACAATTGCTCAGGAAGCAGGTGTTAATCTGTGGATGAGCGAAGTTGACGGAACCTATTCTATTGGTAAAAAAGCTACCAAAATGAGCGCAGCTCTTGGTTTTACAGAAGCTATCATGACAGACTTAAACGGCCTTATGCCAAGCGCATGGATAATGTGGGACGCAGTAGACCTACATGTAGATTCAAATAATAAATATGATACCTGCACAAGAGCAGAAGCAGACAAGATAATTGAGGAGGGCACTCCTTTTTGGGGAATTGCAATTGGAGATCACGATAAACAGGAGCTCCTTCTTAGCAAAAAATACTATGCTCTTGGACAGTTCTCAAGATATATCCGCCCTGGATATACCCTTGTTGGTTCATCGGATAATACAGTAGCAGCAGTTAACAAGGAAGATAAGAGTATTGTTATAGTAGCACTTAATACAAATTCAGATGATCTTAAATGGGAATTTGATCTGTCTAAGTTTGAAACCGGAACAGGAAACATCACAGCAATCAGGACAAGTGGCGATGAGAACTGGGCAGATGTAACGGATTCATGTGGAATTACACAAAACGGCAATACATTTACAAGCTTTATCAAGGGAAGTTCTGTTACTACATTTATTATCAGGTAA
- a CDS encoding aldo/keto reductase: MDKSFPEIKTFFGFGCMRLPMIGSEVDIEQFKEMVDYFIDNGFNYFDTAHGYIDGKSEKAIKVAISDRYPREKFLLTNKLSDSYFHKEEDIRPFFQSQLEFCGVEYFDFYLMHAQNARNFEQYKECRAYETAFELKKEGKIKHVGLSFHDSPEVLDKILTTYPDVEIVQIQFNYVDYEDPAVQSRKCYEVCRKHNKPMIVMEPVKGGSLVKLPEEAQKVFDEMGTGLSNASYAIRFAANQEGIRIVLSGMSDMAQMKDNVSFMKDFQPLSDKELAAIAKVTAIYKGKDMIPCTSCHYCVEQNHCPMNIKIPEMFGCLNTYKIFNDWNQKRYYREQLASGENSPASACIECGGCEAVCPQHLEIRNLLKEVAKELE, translated from the coding sequence ATGGACAAATCATTTCCAGAAATAAAGACCTTTTTTGGCTTTGGATGTATGAGACTTCCAATGATCGGGTCAGAAGTAGATATTGAGCAGTTCAAGGAGATGGTTGATTACTTTATTGATAATGGTTTCAACTACTTTGATACAGCTCACGGATACATTGATGGCAAGTCAGAGAAGGCTATTAAAGTAGCTATTTCAGACAGATATCCAAGAGAGAAATTTCTTTTAACTAACAAATTATCAGATTCCTACTTCCACAAGGAAGAGGACATCAGACCATTTTTCCAGAGTCAGCTTGAGTTCTGTGGTGTGGAGTACTTTGACTTTTATCTTATGCATGCTCAGAATGCAAGAAATTTCGAGCAGTACAAAGAGTGCAGAGCGTACGAGACAGCATTTGAGCTGAAAAAAGAGGGTAAGATTAAGCACGTAGGTCTGTCTTTCCATGACAGTCCTGAGGTTCTTGATAAGATTCTTACAACTTATCCTGATGTTGAAATCGTGCAGATTCAGTTCAACTATGTGGACTACGAGGATCCAGCTGTTCAGAGCCGTAAGTGCTACGAGGTTTGCCGTAAGCATAATAAGCCTATGATTGTTATGGAGCCAGTTAAGGGCGGAAGCCTTGTTAAGCTCCCTGAGGAAGCTCAGAAGGTATTCGATGAGATGGGCACAGGCCTTTCAAATGCAAGCTATGCCATCAGATTTGCAGCTAATCAGGAGGGTATCAGAATTGTTCTTTCTGGTATGAGTGACATGGCTCAGATGAAGGACAACGTTTCCTTCATGAAGGACTTCCAGCCTCTTTCAGATAAAGAGCTGGCTGCGATTGCCAAGGTTACAGCAATCTACAAGGGCAAGGACATGATTCCTTGTACATCCTGTCACTACTGCGTTGAGCAGAATCACTGTCCTATGAATATCAAGATTCCTGAGATGTTCGGATGTCTTAATACTTACAAGATATTCAATGACTGGAATCAGAAGAGATATTACAGAGAGCAGCTTGCTTCTGGCGAGAACTCACCAGCCAGCGCCTGCATAGAGTGTGGCGGCTGTGAGGCAGTTTGTCCTCAGCATCTCGAAATCAGAAACCTTCTCAAGGAAGTGGCTAAAGAGCTGGAGTAA
- a CDS encoding SGNH/GDSL hydrolase family protein, whose translation MSVLQYTEISNISSDKINILGRTGKKRQPLPVFFNGGGVEVVVTGSELWIDLETDSDVNEMWVALEINGAFIARQMLLPGEHSLCLFRSMEKTTPKRVRLYRELQAMNDDPKVKLLFKGFKHDGEFQNVPVYSRKLEFIGDSITSGEGSYGAFDDVDWIPMYMSASANYATMTAKALNADYHLVSQGGWGVFCGWDNDVRHNLPSVYEKVCGLAKGEMNEELGAQEEYDFASWQPDAIIVNLGTNDVTSFNQPEFLNPDDGKTYKMRTNTDGTRNREDELKIVSAIIDFLTMLRKHNPNAQIIWSYGMLGSDLNLVITEGINKYKENAGDEKVSFFQLPNTTMENFGSHMHPGPKSHQNAAKELVDYLRNKLGWFE comes from the coding sequence ATGAGTGTTTTACAATACACAGAGATAAGTAATATCTCTTCAGATAAGATCAATATCCTTGGAAGAACAGGTAAAAAGCGTCAGCCTCTGCCTGTCTTTTTCAATGGAGGCGGAGTAGAGGTTGTTGTTACAGGATCTGAACTTTGGATTGATCTGGAAACAGATTCTGATGTCAATGAAATGTGGGTTGCACTTGAGATAAATGGCGCGTTTATAGCAAGACAGATGCTACTTCCGGGGGAGCACAGCCTGTGCCTGTTTAGGAGCATGGAAAAGACAACGCCTAAGAGAGTCAGATTATATAGAGAGCTTCAGGCAATGAATGACGATCCCAAGGTTAAGCTTCTGTTCAAAGGATTTAAACATGATGGAGAATTTCAAAATGTTCCTGTATATAGCAGAAAGCTTGAATTTATCGGAGACAGCATAACATCAGGAGAAGGCAGCTACGGAGCATTTGATGATGTAGACTGGATCCCAATGTATATGAGCGCTTCTGCTAACTATGCGACTATGACAGCCAAGGCACTTAACGCAGATTATCACCTTGTTTCTCAGGGAGGCTGGGGAGTATTCTGCGGATGGGATAATGATGTAAGGCATAATCTTCCTTCTGTATATGAGAAAGTATGCGGCCTTGCAAAAGGTGAAATGAACGAGGAACTGGGAGCTCAGGAAGAATATGATTTTGCAAGCTGGCAGCCTGATGCGATTATTGTTAACCTCGGAACTAATGACGTTACTTCTTTTAACCAGCCTGAGTTTTTAAATCCTGACGATGGCAAGACCTACAAGATGAGGACAAACACTGACGGAACCAGAAACAGAGAAGATGAGCTCAAAATAGTTTCTGCAATAATTGATTTTTTGACTATGTTAAGAAAACATAATCCAAATGCGCAGATCATATGGAGCTACGGAATGTTAGGCAGTGATCTCAATCTTGTTATAACAGAGGGAATAAATAAATATAAGGAAAATGCGGGAGATGAAAAGGTTTCATTCTTCCAGCTTCCAAATACAACAATGGAAAACTTCGGATCTCATATGCATCCAGGACCCAAATCACATCAGAATGCGGCAAAAGAGCTGGTGGATTATTTGAGAAATAAACTTGGCTGGTTTGAATGA
- a CDS encoding methylglyoxal synthase codes for MEEKITLTIPKKKNIALIAHDGKKAELIKWCKDNSEILKRHFLCGTGTTARMIADATDLPVRGYNSGPLGGDQQIGAKIVEGKIDFVIFFSDPLTAAPHDPDVKALMRIAQVYDIPFANNKATADFLINSSLMEEEYNHDVINFQQNIEHRAETLPNK; via the coding sequence ATGGAAGAAAAAATAACACTTACAATTCCCAAAAAGAAAAATATTGCGCTTATAGCTCATGATGGAAAAAAGGCTGAGCTGATCAAATGGTGCAAGGATAATTCAGAAATCTTAAAAAGGCACTTTTTGTGCGGAACAGGAACAACAGCCAGAATGATAGCAGATGCAACAGACCTTCCTGTCAGAGGTTATAATTCAGGACCACTTGGCGGAGATCAGCAGATTGGTGCCAAGATTGTAGAAGGTAAGATCGATTTTGTAATATTCTTTTCAGATCCTCTTACAGCGGCACCTCATGACCCTGACGTAAAAGCTCTTATGAGAATTGCGCAGGTTTACGATATTCCATTTGCCAACAACAAAGCAACTGCAGATTTTCTGATAAATTCATCACTTATGGAAGAGGAATACAATCACGATGTTATTAACTTCCAGCAAAATATTGAGCACAGAGCAGAAACACTGCCTAATAAGTAA
- a CDS encoding MBL fold metallo-hydrolase, producing the protein MDEGKKLIVKKLRPYLYLLDENHECTGFLVIGEKKACLIDTMLAFHDYKKVIEEITDKPVIVINTHGHPDHIYGNIFFDEAYINPKDIPMTKEFIEDPEFIEECNERGLTFPPFKEIKGGDVVDLGGKTLEVYDLPGHTPGGIILLLKEDRILFTGDAINHHLWLQVPHAMTYRECVKAIDDVLFLEKEADYILHGHARDFDDISLMRCVRNGIQEIVDGKTENDMPYEWFGGVCKQHPFKVVEGRQYQQDDHVIVYIEGNI; encoded by the coding sequence ATGGATGAGGGCAAAAAACTGATAGTAAAGAAATTAAGACCATATCTGTATCTTTTGGACGAGAATCATGAGTGTACAGGTTTTCTTGTCATTGGGGAAAAGAAAGCCTGTCTTATAGATACAATGCTGGCTTTTCACGATTATAAAAAGGTAATAGAAGAAATAACTGACAAACCTGTCATAGTTATAAATACTCATGGCCATCCGGACCATATTTACGGAAATATCTTTTTTGACGAGGCATATATTAATCCAAAAGATATTCCGATGACAAAAGAATTCATCGAAGATCCTGAGTTTATAGAAGAATGTAATGAAAGAGGATTGACTTTCCCTCCTTTTAAAGAAATAAAGGGAGGCGACGTTGTAGACCTTGGCGGGAAAACGCTTGAAGTTTACGATCTTCCGGGCCATACTCCCGGAGGAATAATACTGCTTCTAAAAGAGGATAGGATTCTTTTTACAGGAGATGCAATCAATCATCATCTGTGGCTGCAGGTTCCACATGCAATGACTTATAGAGAATGTGTCAAGGCAATTGACGATGTTCTGTTTTTGGAAAAAGAGGCAGATTATATTCTTCACGGACACGCAAGAGATTTTGATGACATTTCTCTGATGCGCTGTGTGAGGAATGGTATTCAGGAAATAGTTGATGGTAAGACAGAAAATGATATGCCCTATGAGTGGTTTGGCGGAGTCTGCAAACAGCATCCGTTCAAGGTTGTAGAAGGCAGACAATATCAGCAGGATGATCATGTTATCGTGTACATTGAAGGAAATATCTAG
- a CDS encoding STAS domain-containing protein, with protein MTITKNLNGDQLEIVLEGRLDTMTAPDLEQVIRESLDNVRNLTVDMKNLEYVSSAGLRTLLIAKKQLHNKGNVKIVNANDIVKEVFEVTGFDELLDVE; from the coding sequence ATGACTATAACCAAAAACCTGAATGGTGATCAACTTGAAATTGTACTTGAAGGCAGACTTGATACAATGACAGCTCCTGACTTAGAGCAGGTAATAAGAGAAAGTCTGGATAATGTTAGGAATCTGACTGTTGATATGAAGAATCTGGAATATGTTTCTTCTGCTGGTCTAAGGACTCTTCTTATTGCCAAAAAACAGCTCCACAACAAAGGAAACGTGAAAATTGTCAATGCCAATGACATTGTGAAAGAGGTATTTGAAGTAACAGGCTTTGATGAATTACTAGACGTTGAGTGA
- a CDS encoding ATP-binding protein, with translation MFIGRERELQSLETVYAKEGFGMTVIYGRRRVGKSTLITEFIKEKKAIFYTATKVGADRNLELFAKQVLDVVDPDYSGVAFSSLENVLDILTKRTSVSDGKVILVIDELPYWAEKDEALLSILQKYIDTQWLDKNLMLILCGSALSFMENKVLSEKSPVFGRRDSQIKLEAFNYRDSALFVPNYSPEDKAVCYGVTGGVAKYLAMIDSTKSLDDNIKRLFFNTDGYLFDETKNLLTQEFADVTLVNNIIEQVASGENTLNIIASKVKEKDATVLYSLEKLIDVGLVEKKKCITEEKNKKKTQYVLKDHMFKFWYEFIPKAISVIEMGQGELYYDKVVKPQLHAFMGSVFEEMCRYYTLEHGIQGAFGSFITEAGTWWGVEQLQDDTGKWYQQATDIDVVGLSTVDNTAVIGECKFKNEKIDRGVYETLLGRARLIAGKYNVTKYLLFSLSGFTDWFDTQDKTNIVLITVEDMYH, from the coding sequence ATGTTTATTGGAAGAGAGCGAGAATTACAGTCGTTAGAGACAGTGTATGCTAAAGAAGGTTTTGGAATGACCGTTATTTATGGTAGACGAAGAGTGGGTAAGTCTACGCTTATTACTGAGTTTATAAAGGAAAAGAAAGCAATATTTTATACAGCTACAAAAGTGGGAGCAGATAGAAATCTAGAGCTTTTTGCTAAACAGGTTTTAGATGTGGTAGATCCGGATTATAGTGGCGTAGCGTTTTCTTCTCTTGAAAATGTGCTTGATATACTAACCAAAAGGACATCTGTATCAGATGGGAAAGTAATTCTTGTTATTGATGAGCTTCCATATTGGGCAGAGAAGGATGAAGCGCTTCTTTCCATTCTTCAGAAATACATAGATACACAGTGGCTTGATAAAAATCTCATGTTGATACTCTGTGGCTCAGCGCTAAGCTTTATGGAAAATAAAGTACTTAGCGAAAAGAGTCCTGTGTTTGGAAGACGCGATTCTCAAATCAAGCTGGAAGCATTTAATTACAGGGATTCAGCATTATTTGTTCCCAATTATTCACCTGAAGATAAGGCTGTTTGTTATGGCGTAACTGGTGGTGTAGCCAAATATCTGGCTATGATCGATTCGACAAAAAGCTTGGATGATAACATAAAAAGATTGTTCTTTAATACAGATGGGTATCTCTTTGATGAGACTAAGAATCTTCTTACGCAGGAGTTTGCGGATGTTACCTTGGTAAACAATATTATTGAGCAAGTAGCTTCTGGAGAGAATACATTAAATATCATTGCTTCTAAAGTAAAAGAGAAAGATGCTACAGTACTGTACTCTTTGGAAAAACTGATCGATGTAGGATTGGTAGAAAAGAAAAAGTGCATAACAGAAGAAAAGAACAAGAAGAAAACTCAGTATGTGCTTAAAGACCATATGTTTAAGTTCTGGTATGAGTTTATACCGAAAGCTATAAGCGTAATAGAGATGGGACAAGGTGAACTTTATTATGATAAGGTTGTAAAGCCGCAGCTACATGCGTTTATGGGAAGTGTATTTGAGGAAATGTGCAGGTACTATACCCTCGAACATGGGATACAAGGAGCATTTGGATCATTCATAACTGAGGCAGGAACATGGTGGGGCGTGGAGCAGCTTCAAGATGACACTGGTAAGTGGTATCAGCAGGCAACAGACATTGATGTAGTGGGGCTTTCCACAGTTGATAACACTGCCGTGATTGGTGAATGTAAATTCAAAAATGAGAAAATTGATAGAGGTGTATACGAAACTCTATTAGGAAGAGCGAGGCTGATCGCAGGTAAATACAATGTTACAAAGTATCTTCTGTTTTCGTTAAGCGGATTTACAGATTGGTTTGATACGCAAGATAAAACCAATATTGTACTGATAACAGTAGAGGATATGTATCATTAA
- a CDS encoding histidine phosphatase family protein produces the protein MRLIFVRHGEPDYANDCLTANGEIQAKATATRLEKENIKKIYSSPMGRAVATAVYTAKDHDLDINKLDFMHEIDWGDKDSDSQEKIPFDGHPWSLGYKLLTENPEYIGSNNWSSHPYFQKNRCSNYFEPISKGIDELLSEYGLKRENGFYRCVEKNDDTIALFAHGGSGAVLFSHILNMQFPAVLTMLPYGVCSVSVIAFDGEAGDMVIPRFEIFNDMKHLEKVKLEKMNFGK, from the coding sequence ATGAGACTAATATTTGTTCGACACGGAGAGCCTGATTATGCTAACGACTGCCTGACAGCCAATGGTGAAATACAGGCTAAGGCAACAGCCACGAGACTTGAAAAAGAAAACATTAAAAAAATATATTCATCTCCTATGGGAAGGGCAGTTGCAACAGCCGTTTATACAGCTAAAGACCATGACCTTGATATAAATAAGCTGGATTTTATGCACGAAATAGACTGGGGTGATAAAGACAGTGACAGTCAGGAAAAAATACCTTTTGACGGACATCCTTGGTCACTTGGTTACAAGCTTCTTACAGAAAATCCTGAGTATATCGGAAGTAATAACTGGTCATCACATCCATATTTTCAAAAGAACAGATGCAGTAACTATTTTGAACCAATATCAAAGGGAATAGATGAGCTTTTATCAGAATATGGGTTAAAAAGAGAAAACGGATTTTATAGATGTGTAGAAAAAAATGATGATACTATAGCTCTTTTCGCACATGGCGGATCAGGAGCTGTTCTCTTTTCCCACATACTGAATATGCAGTTTCCGGCGGTGCTAACCATGCTTCCATATGGAGTATGCTCAGTTTCTGTAATTGCATTTGACGGAGAAGCAGGAGATATGGTTATTCCCAGGTTTGAGATATTCAATGATATGAAGCATCTTGAAAAAGTAAAACTTGAGAAGATGAATTTTGGAAAGTGA
- the deoD gene encoding purine-nucleoside phosphorylase: MATPHNSAEKGDFAKTVLMPGDPLRAKFIAENFLTDVKCVNEVRGMLGFTGKYEGKEVSVMGHGMGIPSIGIYTYELFNFYDVDNIIRVGSAGGMQDDVNVRDIIFAMGAHTDSNYGFQFGLPGTFCPTATYDILEKAVNIAREKGVRYHVGNVLASDAFYKKNCDEADRYRNLGCLAVEMETVALYMNAAEAKKNALTILTVSDHLYKTEELSAIERQNSFTDMMEIALKTAIKL; encoded by the coding sequence ATGGCAACACCACATAATAGTGCAGAAAAAGGCGATTTCGCTAAGACCGTCCTGATGCCTGGAGACCCATTAAGAGCTAAATTTATAGCAGAGAATTTCCTTACAGACGTTAAATGCGTTAATGAAGTAAGAGGAATGCTCGGCTTTACAGGAAAATATGAAGGAAAAGAAGTATCTGTAATGGGACATGGTATGGGTATTCCTTCAATTGGTATCTATACATATGAGCTTTTCAATTTCTATGATGTTGACAATATTATCAGAGTAGGCTCTGCAGGTGGAATGCAGGACGATGTTAATGTAAGAGACATAATTTTTGCTATGGGTGCACACACTGATTCCAACTATGGATTCCAGTTCGGTCTTCCTGGAACATTCTGTCCTACAGCTACATATGACATCCTCGAGAAGGCTGTTAATATAGCTAGAGAAAAGGGTGTAAGATACCATGTAGGAAACGTTCTTGCTTCTGATGCTTTCTATAAAAAGAATTGTGATGAAGCTGATCGTTATAGAAATCTTGGATGTCTTGCTGTTGAGATGGAGACAGTAGCTCTTTATATGAATGCTGCAGAAGCTAAAAAGAATGCTCTTACAATTCTTACTGTATCTGATCACCTCTACAAGACTGAGGAACTCTCAGCAATAGAGCGTCAGAACAGCTTCACAGACATGATGGAGATTGCTCTTAAGACTGCAATCAAGCTTTGA
- a CDS encoding DUF3881 family protein, which translates to MHKFLRCVGFSKIKNRKELTALITACIQDATRRSYVSTEDDGMVAEFTRDFADDIGLAVCGEFDEEDKFIYEYYYPYLIPSGVSTEEDLNVERHAATISYEGVCNEPRVGVTLIFYLLNMIPYMKYENEKNFPIRGTTLSLSALSTKGQILMPIAKTEEEKEVARKKNNYRNKLINNARKGDDTAIESLTLDDMDIYTSISKKIRKNDVYSLVDSYFMPFGVECDHYSVLGEITATRKVTNRFTGEIVHIMRINCNDLEFDLGINEIDLLGEPAVGRRFKGNIWMQGQINYPDSKDNKGN; encoded by the coding sequence GTGCATAAATTTTTACGCTGCGTAGGTTTTTCAAAAATTAAAAATAGAAAAGAATTAACGGCACTTATAACAGCTTGTATACAGGATGCTACAAGAAGAAGTTATGTATCCACTGAAGATGACGGAATGGTAGCAGAGTTTACAAGGGATTTTGCTGATGACATAGGACTGGCTGTCTGCGGGGAATTTGATGAGGAAGATAAATTCATTTATGAATATTATTATCCTTATCTGATCCCATCAGGAGTCAGTACTGAAGAAGATCTCAATGTAGAGAGACATGCGGCCACTATTTCATACGAAGGAGTGTGTAATGAACCGAGGGTTGGTGTAACACTCATATTTTATCTATTGAATATGATTCCTTATATGAAATATGAAAATGAGAAAAATTTCCCGATAAGAGGAACAACACTCAGTCTTTCAGCGCTTTCTACAAAGGGACAGATTCTGATGCCTATTGCCAAAACTGAAGAGGAAAAAGAAGTAGCCAGAAAGAAAAACAATTATCGTAATAAGCTGATCAATAATGCCAGAAAAGGAGACGACACAGCAATTGAGTCTCTGACATTGGACGACATGGATATATATACATCTATTTCTAAGAAGATAAGGAAAAATGATGTTTATAGTCTTGTTGATTCTTATTTTATGCCATTCGGAGTAGAGTGTGATCACTATTCTGTTCTGGGAGAAATTACTGCAACCAGAAAAGTTACAAACAGATTTACAGGTGAAATAGTTCACATTATGAGGATCAATTGCAATGATCTGGAGTTTGATCTTGGAATTAATGAAATTGATCTTCTCGGAGAACCGGCTGTCGGTAGAAGATTTAAGGGAAACATTTGGATGCAGGGACAAATAAATTATCCTGATTCCAAAGACAATAAAGGAAATTAA